One Vespula pensylvanica isolate Volc-1 chromosome 14, ASM1446617v1, whole genome shotgun sequence genomic window carries:
- the LOC122634231 gene encoding KICSTOR complex protein SZT2-like isoform X2, with translation MAEIKNEEKTVLEADTVFLLMKRGFPISRNVRAQWMLEHLDSVIEIQQSSTNYEDAPELEVVSVLPNGSPGSWSCDTSHQFLYKVIGTTSIIFLAHKYRMVFSLDLSPSLATVDIQHGEIVIDEVYLATKRCLEGITKPFTIPGSKRTLQPEIFVTVIAHTPFLTSPSQQVLVQGWLLTANNVNHLIQHLEKQLNLLEEKVSFVAAIANQQLETLKAENERLVGGLFEDGTSYYNKNNSCLGNTAMILPEANFINMLRYGMLALTLLPEHSCAHLIIISDGIVSTTDVHVLDSIMQQLRATTIACSFVHVGSVYHPHCADGLIPYQDLLCFLAAATLGSYMTYMPQIVPEHGEDINMYHKNFLYWQLYRDTSNSIISTKQTKWHSNNTFFYGHKPVHLLRKKQIDDQVTCTLSSLLCCRLREGYLIKRAIIREDILEICFVLLWKSNVFLEHLVTCPWSSKSLSVSNTIQYTITIEAPYEFLHDITCLSKKPLKSQYRQGVVSRFWIAIKSLTESDNMLAHFSWFPGSGWSWYNIPDTIRSGIPVFNLSAHPVPNTLQLSDAACPQFGQIWHPVVSMETAQWARWMHTQRITLVLSHDRPLPKYLHQANQNGRFQWIQCRQAAAVLYAMLKTWATFVLVENHTYVQFIYKEVEKPPVAFSLIRVNCKALCVVLNIAFTGGTEGGVRHNVVVDLIERLSQLTLPNRPMEYQETLCCTVIHKPLEKILIRYERVPNDPSVMVFPDITHTNSNRNPSILTNNHTTTLSRYLFHNRWLWHVKRPFVHIVPGITLPRLNITAIARILSTITKMRLEEGFYFAYSAAGIINMVLEVNMQGLGKNSEHFPCIVQYIIFPPQIVLNATLEADQSDEDTDEGTVDGDLSTEDCEGSGDFQIITEIWIEPQYGHVGMLTKRAGEFMHSLQYHQLPDAIARIDEECVNALLTLEYLSQLCQVTAMENGNEVISGQGFQTLRTSDRSVDSNGYANATGCFKGSTMIDERIHHMHFTFDALSILPKCQQGELLFSMFANGSDHVEEGRQSANRILMEGFLKRVKHLHNKELQLTSMQSQKFTEMLLNRPRDDESNLAFFSKDYHPHWRCFVKGISATHVIMTILPASEKDVYLIAFPQNQNESDLSNRNSLDVNETNSSENLYEKKSDSFEQISPDNSNSNRSNTPLDNAKTTESEGLLIPVYVYNCSLALLIDALIEKLESPRNKDIYQDHTFRVGQKDREEFLHSKLINSMKTSSPEPKSEDSDNATSDQKSLMEHCKMLNFAHCHCYVAAVYKSLALQQPLSYEDMEAAVELCEESLIEIDITNYLQSVCRHLSISQDGNISSQLKSNVCYDVKPLHNLIKDKFEGIITVAFRPVPAHPEFYYCSPLWISKKTGRVHSERSDSDDDLEAFAFHSDINCKLDDSSCQGNEDGDATGTNDFRKLPNCVYGDSFNDELQEDNISDKEQPLFLRLSCSVYFRSGLKSTPVNLLPTCFSEIVQRMDVLSKDENETDMNLNNLKVSLGIICLNLPREVVDVTAKRCRNVKSNNNFYDSALDNVHVEYERSLSSEKKSESLPERMKHLPLYQHSAITNLTYEIEWLLQDETATALLDRSPPTEKTLKFVARHVSESTERTSCSMDKVPLHFVFPSENSVTKFLEELQKLRIDRYCIQQEGSLFYFIKNAEDSFEEAADKEKVSSLKDQVLIRRDDTIENIEQNVPMDVRTSGRFDTVDPPGCCSDISSIGEGKIGTDDGYEGDSSNSEDDLQWLIELDRRRDSLPNFWLILQVENSHVNVYFHCRFLELVSPEVDCYKQIQTMLVTQLKLICRRVNQYLLLQNLHDTRTCDVLLEPELNEDHVWRGDTSSESGGSLQSNSSILNFTAGMFRCPVVWEVSFYLHPRLKTGPGRSGLSRGIKALHNVLNWFSVNNRSNMFVYQENNKNVFYLRLHEQINDGKPLQNKLSESDEKLTVSRSNSAASLSQAKGIDSTNDHSLANDTRPRVRSFGEKESDILNKTGDSIILKVHGISEAGPLVKCDLVQVLQNRLDDAVFEVLSVMLARNPMCKLTPADVHFIQKPYKNPESIVQLSVQPHCLLHMAALGHYLRQNLLQFLYIPKYTDHRTCYHFQDYSQPEGSNNRVAESDIFLYNQSQSSGSKGIACIALAIADSKNETRQIDEASCEANLREHLKAGNFENLVSTSIYTSKSNAKRLIEFRIWKQGRVNLEALLQKLCAAVRYATWDLVTEYNLLSTALTEPLECIDKDTSTDDKETSQQNKQIQSKDPDNIVINQYEFGEEGKLNEIYHTILTKWFKYALDVGVPAVKKHEVIIHHRHSIPVIVRELQNLIRGHAPDTSSRAFVLRDRQPFLSETVTCTSNLLAFCENAEARKRWLTNVNEREKTLSPVYVSCDFSKHEQGTYTNCILIARNFYQWKVSFGKTIEEELLVPKDQKLLQKFNPLILPSDFVPRQRILLAEIQSGNITFYMYNWSKERSEKFIKQTTSLGTWLSSRSQLFTNIIMQKLGIFHHQPTSNYQQGEQNNTQYYQITDMESLTKFPHASHGENKSGSKQHGRSNPLPWNQLVGQATKETESNVYHLNDDIDPVVKTAYDLQDFRHRERKAKEDMNRLYTIWQNRSSASNIPVCFDTLNTFKQHSRLIHFCHTPLLFLPTWRLQSAATRDHSLTPPCSLVSSNVGQQANEQTQSKEDPAKAVIVKWHRELCNSMLTEYKQYLQILGFSSIQVESQDKTDTEQTPHQTHYLKKSMLGGVLLFEIHLAQPFFIAKLRVIECNRLSTKTNSAIINQFVLSFVDACDKIKINMHLHSFTYDFHLRCIHSYIAGKGFWSLQQGYHLTHFLDDFNKYYSKAPNYARNLVYSGKISRWCRFFRIRVRSSLFVKSYIYVSDVVNVRNLATPARMLYTYLLAHEETYGMRAFVMSNEPQESQEGEYVLFKLQSTPLVSYCDAQDTRYIDDFDVALIVSRIEQPPEIERTEITLKYYLMLTSKRELYPKRDLENNKLGKFRTVYSVIKLGNNSQPGNSSESNSISMVVQPSVVKKSCKREGNNPTDSDSRNSDLDSNDNSKESDEKTVTTINNLAPTPPPVPNSPLTQNHNILNTSSSSSSSPHLVQIRQESVNYLGYYSSHEQLMQQLIMSQAQAARRHIIDMIERGASQCRTHLLWNKLFENKSSMTYTEFMELCSLAHVEPLSHLEPRLSSLSSQPVSWYQTLTKVLQNKYQEYHKQFSTADGNITHHLILHHRSLQAFTMLTIDLHTSRGDLYVVYRKSAEVTNTPVNMEDVYSLIEGFINACCFHLWTSLCNQ, from the exons CAATACTGCCATGATTTTACCAGAAGCTAACTTTATTAACATGCTGCGCTATGGAATGTTAGCTCTTACTTTGTTACCGGAACATAGTTGTGCGC ATCTGATTATTATCTCTGATGGGATAGTTAGCACGACCGATGTTCACGTGTTAGATTCAATTATGCAACAATTGCGCGCAACAACTATTGCATGTAGTTTTGTACATGTCGGTAGCGTATATCATCCGCATTGTGCGGACGGATTGATACCTTATCAGGATCTCTTGTGTTTTCTTGCAGCAGCAACTTTAGGGAGTTACATGACATATATGCCACAAATT GTACCTGAACACggagaagatataaatatgtatcataaaaattttctctattggCAATTATATCGTGACACATCCAATTCTATTATCTCAACTAAACAGACTAAGTGGCAttctaataatacatttttttacggTCACAAACCAGTTCATCTtctgagaaagaaacagatagacGACCAAGTTACGTGTACGTTAAGCAGTTTATTGTGTTGTCGCTTGCGCGAGggatatttaataaagagaGCAATAATAAGAGAAGACATTCTTGAAATatgtttcgttcttttatggAAGAGCAATGTCTTTTTGGAACACTTGGTAACGTGTCCTTGGTCTTCTAAGTCCTTGTCGGTCTCTAATACGATACAATATACAATTACGATAGAAG CGCCTTACGAATTTCTGCATGACATAACGTGTTTATCTAAAAAGCCGCTTAAGTCACAATATCGTCAGGGTGTTGTATCACGTTTTTGGATAGCCATAAAATCGTTAACCGAAAGCGACAACATGTTGGCACACTTCAGTTGGTTTCCTGGATCCGGTTGGAGTTGGTACAACATACCGGATACCATTAGAAGTGGAATTCCTGTATTCAATTTATCTGCTCACCCTGTGCCTAATACTCTTCAGCTTAG TGATGCTGCCTGCCCGCAGTTTGGACAAATATGGCATCCAGTCGTTTCGATGGAAACTGCACAATGGGCCCGTTGGATGCACACGCAAAGGATCACATTGGTTTTATCGCACGACCGACCATTACCGAAATATTTGCATCAAGCAAATCAGAATGGAAGATTTCAATGGATTCAATGTCGTCAAGCGGCCGCTGTTCTATATGCCATGTTGAAAACTTGGGCAACGTTTGTACTAGTTGAGAATCACACATATGTCCAGTTTATATACAAAGAAGTAGAGAAGCCACCAGTAGCATTTTCATTAATACGTGTTAATTGTAAGGCACTCTGTGTCGTGTTAAATATTGCGTTCACAGGTGGGACCGAGGGTGGTGTCAGGCATAACGTCGTAGTCGATCTTATTGAAAGATTATCTCAATTGACTTTGCCAAATAGACCTATGGAATATCAAGAAACGCTTTGTTGCACGGTTATACACAAACCTTTGGAAAAGATTTTGATACGTTACGAACGTGTACCTAACGATCCAAGCGTTATGGTATTTCCTGACATAACGCATACGAATTCAAACAGAAATCCATCGATATTGACCAACAATCATACCACGACGCTATCGAGATATTTGTTTCACAATCGATGGTTGTGGCACGTTAAACGACCATTTGTACATATCGTACCTGGTATTACCTTGCCACGATTGAACATAACAGCGATCGCTAGGATTCTCTCAACTATTACAAA gATGCGTTTAGAGGAAGGTTTTTATTTCGCTTATTCGGCAGCTGGCATCATAAACATGGTATTGGAGGTAAACATGCAAGGTCTTGGAAAAAATTCCGAACATTTCCCGTGCATCGtacaatatatcatatttccaCCTCAAATTGTATTGAATGCAACCCTAGAAGCGGATCAATCCGACGAAGATACCGACGAAG gTACCGTGGACGGTGATCTCAGTACAGAAGACTGCGAGGGATCTGGcgattttcaaataatcaCGGAAATTTGGATCGAACCGCAATATGGTCACGTAGGCATGTTAACCAAACGTGCCGGTGAATTCATGCACTCTCTGCAATATCATCAATTACCTGACGCG ATCGCTCGCATAGACGAAGAATGCGTAAACGCTCTGCTAACTCTCGAGTACCTGAGTCAACTCTGTCAGGTAACGGCAATGGAAAATGGAAACGAAGTTATTTCTGGTCAGGGCTTTCAAACTTTGAGGACGAGCGATCGTAGCGTAGATTCTAATGGATACGCGAACGCGACAGGATGCTTCAAAGGATCGACGATGATCGACGAAAGGATTCATCACATGCACTTTACCTTCGATGCTCTCAGCATTCTACCTAAGTGCCAACAAGGCGAACTCTTGTTCTCCATGTTTGCTAATG GTTCCGATCATGTCGAAGAAGGAAGACAAAGCGCTAACAGGATTCTAATGGAAGGATTTCTGAAACGCGTTAAACATTTACATAATAAAGAACTCCAGCTTACGAGTATGCAGTCGCAAAAATTTACCGAGATGCTTTTGAATAGACCTCGCGACGACGAATCTAATTTGgcatttttttcgaaag ATTATCATCCTCATTGGCGTTGCTTCGTTAAAGGGATAAGTGCGACCCACGTGATAATGACTATTTTGCCAGCATCGGAAAAGGACGTCTATCTAATAGCGTTTCCTCAAAATCAAAACGAAAGTGATTTAAGCAATAGAAATAGCTTGGACGTTAACGAGACAAATTCTTCTGAGAATTTGTACGAAAAGAAATCCGATTCGTTCGAGCAAATCTCGCCGGACAATTCTAATTCCAATCGATCTAATACACCTCTCGACAACGCTAAAACGACCGAGTCCGAGGGTCTTTTAATCCCTGTTTACGTTTACAACTGTTCCTTGGCATTGTTGATCGATGCATTGATCGAAAAATTGGAGTCTCCACGTAACAAGGATATTTATCAGGATCATACGTTTCGCGTTGGTCAGAAAGATCGAGAAGAGTTTCTTCATTCAAAATTGATTAACAGTATGAAGACCTCGTCGCCCGAACCGAAAAGCGAAGACTCGGATAACGCAACGAGCG atCAAAAAAGTTTGATGGAACATTGCAAGATGTTAAACTTTGCCCATTGCCATTGCTACGTAGCAGCAGTTTACAAATCCTTAGCTCTTCAGCAGCCACTCAGTTACGAGGACATGGAAGCAGCAGTTGAATTGTGCGAGGAAAGTTTGATCGAGATAGACATaactaattatttacaatcgGTATGCAGACATTTGAGTATATCCCAAGATGGTAACATATCGAGTCAGTTGAAGAGTAACGTTTGCTACGACGTTAAACCTTTGCACAATTTGATAAAAGACAAGTTCGAGGGTATTATAACCGTTGCGTTCAGACCGGTACCGGCTCATccagaattttattattgctcGCCATTGTGGATTTCGAAAAAGACC ggTCGAGTTCATTCGGAGAGATCGGACAGCGACGATGATTTAGAAGCGTTCGCGTTTCATTCGGATATCAATTGCAAATTGGACGACTCCTCTTGCCAAg GAAACGAGGATGGCGATGCAACGGGCACGAacgattttagaaaattaccAAACTGCGTCTATGGCGATTCCTTCAATGACGAGCTACAAGAGGACAATATATCCGATAAGGAACAACCGCTTTTCTTACGATTAAGTTGTTCGGTATATTTTCGTTCAGGTTTGAAAAGTACACCTGTCAATTTACTTCCTACCTGCTTCAGCGAGATCGTTCAAAGAATGGACGTTCTTTCGAAGGATGAGAATGAAACGGATATGAATTTGAATAATCTCAAAGTTTCCTTAGGTATAATATGTTTGAATTTACCTAGAGAAGTCGTTGACGTTACTGCGAAACGTTGTAGAAATgtgaaaagtaataataacttttacgACTCGGCGCTCGATAACGTTCACGTCGAATACGAACGTAGTTTGAGCAGCGAAAAGAAGTCCGAAAGTTTACCGGAAAGGATGAAGCATCTTCCGCTTTACCAGCACAGTGCCATCACCAATTTGACCTACGAAATCGAATGGTTGTTGCAAGATGAAACGGCTACGGCACTTTTGGATCGATCACCCCCTACGGAAAAAACATTGAAGTTCGTAGCTCGTCACGTCTCGGAGTCTACGGAACGGACGAGTTGTTCCATGGACAAAGTACCGCTTCATTTCGTATTTCCTTCGGAGAACAGCGTTACGAAATTTTTGGAAGAGCTACAGAAATTGCGGATCGATCGTTACTGCATACAGCAAGAGGGCTcgctgttttattttattaaaaatgcgGAGGACTCGTTCGAGGAAGCTgccgataaagaaaaagtttcgagTTTGAAGGATCAAGTGTTGATTAGAAGAG atgaTACTATCGAAAACATCGAACAAAACGTACCTATGGACGTTCGAACTTCCGGAAGGTTCGACACGGTTGATCCGCCAGGTTGCTGCTCCGATATTTCTAGCATCGGTGAAGGTAAAATAGGTACGGACGATGGTTACGAGGGTGATAGTAGCAACTCCGAAGACGATTTACAATGGTTGATAGAATTGGACAGGCGTAGAGACAGTCTTCCGAATTTCTGGCTAATTTTGCAGGTCGAAAATAGCCACGTCAATGTATATTTTCACTGCAG ATTCCTAGAGCTGGTCTCGCCCGAAGTGGACTGTTACAAGCAAATACAAACGATGCTGGTCACGCAATTGAAATTGATATGTCGTCGAGTGAACCAATACTTGCTTCTCCAAAATCTTCACGACACGCGTACGTGCGACGTACTTTTGGAACCGGAATTAAACGAGGATCACGTTTGGAGAGGCGATACTAGCAGCGAGTCGGGTGGTTCGTTACAAAGCAATAGTTCGATCCTTAACTTTACAGCGGGCATGTTCCGTTGTCCCGTGGTTTGGGAAGTATCATTTTATCTGCATCCTCGTTTGAAAACTGGACCGGGAAGGTCTGGACTGTCTCGTGGTATAAAAGCGCTCCATAATGTTTTGAATTGGTTTTCGGTAAACAACAGAAGTAACATGTTCGTTTATCAGGAAAATAACAAGAACGTATTTTACTTGAGACTTCACGAACAGATCAATGACGGGAAGCCTCTTCAAAACAAGCTTTCGGAAAGCGACGAGAAACTTACGGTTTCTAGAAGCAACAGCGCAGCTTCGTTATCTCAAGCCAAAGGTATCGACAGCACTAACGATCATTCTCTGGCCAACGACACGAGACCAAGAGTCCGATCTTTCGGTGAAAAAGAATCCGACATATTGAACAAGACTGGAGATTCGATAATATTGAAGGTACACGGTATATCCGAGGCCGGACCTTTGGTAAAGTGCGACCTCGTACAAGTTTTACAAAATCGTCTGGACGATGCCGTCTTCGAAGTATTGTCGGTAATGCTGGCGCGCAATCCTATGTGCAAGTTGACACCGGCCGACGTTCACTTCATTCAAAAACCATACAAAAATCCTGAATCTATAGTACAGTTATCCGTTCAACCGCATTGTCTATTACACATGGCAGCGTTAGGACATTACCTCagacaaaatttattacaatttctttatataccgAAATATACCGATCACAGAACATGTTATCACTTTCAAGATTATTCCCAGCCAGAGGGTTCCAACAACAGGGTCGCCGAgtccgatatatttttatataatcaaagcCAATCGAGCGGCAGCAAAGGTATAGCTTGCATCGCTTTGGCAATCGCCGATTCCAAGAACGAGACTCGTCAGATCGACGAGGCGTCTTGCGAAGCGAATCTTCGCGAACACTTGAAGGCCGGCAACTTCGAGAACTTGGTATCCACTTCCATATATACGAGTAAGAGCAACGCCAAACGGCTGATAGAATTTAGAATATGGAAACAAGGCCGGGTCAACTTGGAAGCGTTGCTTCAAAAATTGTGCGCTGCCGTCAGATATGCAACTTGGGATTTGGTTACGGAGTACAATCTTTTGTCTACGGCTCTCACCGAACCGTTGGAATGTATCGATAAGGATACTTCGACGGATGACAAGGAAACGTCTCAACAAAACAAGCAGATTCAATCGAAGGATCCCGACAATATCGTTATCAACCAATACGAATTCGGGGAGGAAGGCAAGCTCAACGAGATCTATCACACGATATTAACTAAATGGTTCAAATATGCTTTGGACGTTGGCGTGCCCGCCGTTAAGAAACACGAAGTTATAATTCATCACAGACACTCCATTCCCGTTATCGTCAGAGAATTACAGAATTTAATACGCGGTCATGCACCTGACACATCCAGCAGAGCATTCGTTTTACGCGATCGTCAGCCGTTTCTCAGTGAAACTGTCACCTGTACATCGAATCTCTTAGCCTTCTGTGAAAATGCCGAGGCTAGAAAAAGATGGCTTACGAACGTTAACGAACGCGAGAAAACATTATCTCCGGTTTATGTCTCCTGTGATTTCAGCAAACACGAGCAGGGAACTTATACGAATTGTATCCTGATCGctagaaatttttatcaatggaAGGTATCCTTTGGCAAGACGATCGAAGAGGAATTACTTGTTCCCAAAG atcAAAAATTGTTGCAAAAATTCAATCCACTGATACTGCCGTCCGACTTTGTACCAAGACAGCGGATACTATTGGCTGAAATCCAAAGTGGCAAT ATAACGTTTTATATGTACAATTGGTCGAAAGAGAGATCGGAAAAGTTTATCAAGCAAACGACGAGCTTGGGTACTTGGCTGTCGTCGAGATCGCAACTCTTCacgaatataataatgcaAAAGTTGGGTATATTTCATCATCAACCAACGTCGAATTATCAACAGGGCGAACAAAATAATACCCAGTACTATCAAATCACCGATATGGAGAGTCTAACGAAATTTCCGCACGCCTCGCACGGTGAAAATAAATCGGGTTCTAAGCAACATGGCAGGAGTAATCCTTTGCCGTGGAATCAGCTGGTTGGCCAAGCTACGAAAGAAACCGAGAGCAATGTTTATCATTTGAACGACGACATTGATCCCGTTGTGAAAACGGCATACGACTTGCAAGATTTTCGTCATCgcgaaagaaaagcaaaag AGGATATGAACAGATTGTATACGATATGGCAAAATCGTAGTTCTGCCTCGAATATCCCAGTTTGTTTCGACACATTGAACACGTTCAAACAACATTCTCGTTTGATACACTTCTGTCACACgcctttgttatttttaccAACGTGGCGTTTGCAGTCAGCCGCTACGAGAGATCACTCGTTGACGCCGCCGTGTTCTCTTGTCTCTAGTAACGTCGGTCAACAAGCGAACGAACAGACTCAGTCGAAAGAGGACCCAGCGAAAGCCGTCATCGTGAAGTGGCATAGAGAGCTTTGCAACTCCATGTTGACAGAATACAAACAGTACTTGCAAATTTTAGGATTCAGTTCGATTCAAGTCGAATCGCAAGACAAAAC AGACACGGAACAGACGCCGCATCAGACACATTATTTGAAGAAATCGATGTTGGGTGGAGTTTTGTTGTTCGAGATTCACTTGGCCCAGCCATTTTTTATTGCCAAGTTACGTGTCATCGAATGCAATCGTCTTTCAACGAAAACTAACAGCGCCATTATCAATCAA TTCGTCTTGAGCTTCGTGGATGCctgtgataaaataaaaatcaatatgcACTTGCATTCGTTTACGTACGATTTTCATTTACGTTGCATTCACTCCTACATAGCTGGCAAAGGTTTCTGGTCGTTGCAACAAGGTTACCATCTGACACATTTCCTCGACGATTTTAACAAATACTACAGCAAGGCACCTAACTACGCAAGAAATCTCGTTTACAGTGGTAAGATTTCCAGGTGGTGTCGTTTCTTTCGGATACGAGTACGATCGAGTTTGTTCGTCAAATCGTACATTTATGTTTCAGACGTGGTCAATGTAAGAAATTTAGCTACACCAGCTCGTATGttgtatacttatttattagcACACGAGGAAACTTACGGTATGCGAGCATTCGTGATGTCCAACGAACCTCAAGAGTCTCAGGAAGGTGAATACGTTTTGTTTAAGCTACAGAGCACTCCGTTGGTTAGTTATTGCGACGCTCAAGATACCAGATACATCGACGACTTCGACGTTGCTCTGATAGTTTCAAGAATCGAACAGCCACCGGAAATAGAAAGGACGGAGATaacgttgaaatattatctcatGTTGACCAGCAAACGTGAGCTCTATCCTAAACGAGACTTGGAGAATAATAAGCTTGGCAAATTTCGTACGGTTTATAGCGTCATCAAACTGGGCAACAATTCTCAGCCTGGAAATTCCTCGGAATCTAATTCAATCTCAATGGTGGTGCAACCATCCGTTGTTAAAAAAAGTTGTAAACGCGAAGGGAACAATCCAACGGATTCGGACTCGCGTAACAGTGATTTAGATTCAAACGATAACTCGAAGGAATCCGATGAGAAAACGGTAACTACGATAAACAATTTGGCACCGACCCCACCGCCGGTACCAAACTCACCCCTAACGCAAAAtcataatattcttaatacgtcgagttcgtcgtcgtcgtcgccgcaCTTGGTACAGATTCGTCAGGAATCCGTAAATTATTTGGGATACTATTCGTCCCACGAACAATTGATGCAGCAATTGATCATGTCTCAGGCTCAGGCAGCTAGACGACACATAATCGATATGATAGAACGTGGTGCTTCCCAATGCAGGACTCACTTGCTTTGGaacaaattattcgaaaataaatcatcCATGACTTATACGGAATTCATGGAATTGTGTTCATTGGCTCACGTCGAACCTCTTTCTCATTTGGAGCCTAGACTCAGTTCGCTTAGCAGTCAACCTGTTTCTTGGTACCAAACTTTGACCAAAGTTCTTCAAAACAAGTATCAAGAATATCATAAACAATTTAGTACTGCCGATGGGAATATAACTCATCATCTTATACTACATCATCGCTCTCTTCAAGCATTTACTATGTTGACAATCGATCTCCATACGTCCAGAGGG gatCTATACGTCGTTTATCGTAAATCGGCCGAAGTCACAAATACACCCGTCAACATGGAAGATGTTTACAGTTTGATCGAAGGATTCATTAATGCCTGTTGTTTCCATTTATGGACTAGCTTGTGTAATCAATGA